In a single window of the Niabella ginsenosidivorans genome:
- the fusA gene encoding elongation factor G, with protein sequence MADLKFQRNFGIAAHIDAGKTTTTERILRYTGMIHRIGEVHEGAATTDWMEQEKERGITITSAAVSCQWNFPTDKGKVTPETKKYSFNIIDTPGHVDFTVEVERSMRVLDGLIALFSAVDGVEPQSETVWRQANRYRVPRIGFVNKMDRQGADFLNVVKQVKEMLGAKAVPLQLPIGAEDHFKGVVDLIKNTGIIWDDATEGMTYTEVPIPDDMKAEVEEWRAHLIEAVAEYDDQLMEKFFDDPNTISEDEIHEAIRKACIDLSIVPMMCGSSFKNKGVQTALDAVCRYLPSPVDIEAIEGTDPNDPEKVLTRKPDAKEPFAALAFKIMTDPFVGRLAFFRCYSGHLDAGSYVLNVRSGKKERISRIMKMFANKQNPVDFIEAGDIGAAVGFKEIKTGDTLCDESHPIVLENMFIPEPVISVAVEPKTQADVDKMGMAIAKLVEEDPTLRVKTDEDTGQTILSGMGELHLEIIVDRMRREFKVEVNQGAPQVAYKEAFNATVEHREILKKQTGGRGKFADIQFSLGPVDEDWKKENPDKNYQFVNDIFGGAIPREFVPAIQKGFETSMTSGVLANYPVDNMKIRVFDGSFHAVDSDSMSFELCAKQGFREAARKAKPILLEPIMKVEVITPEQYMGDVTGDLNRRRGMMEGMDTRAGAQVIKAQVPLSEMFGYVTQLRSLTSGRASSTMEFSHYAPAPTNIAEEVIAKAKGKVTA encoded by the coding sequence ATGGCAGATTTAAAATTTCAAAGGAACTTTGGTATTGCCGCTCATATTGATGCCGGTAAAACCACTACAACAGAGCGTATTTTACGTTATACCGGTATGATTCACAGGATTGGGGAAGTGCATGAAGGCGCTGCCACCACCGACTGGATGGAACAGGAAAAAGAGCGTGGTATTACCATTACTTCTGCTGCGGTAAGCTGCCAGTGGAATTTTCCTACCGATAAAGGAAAAGTAACACCAGAAACAAAAAAATATTCTTTCAATATCATTGATACTCCGGGGCACGTGGATTTTACTGTTGAAGTAGAGCGTTCCATGCGTGTACTGGATGGCCTGATTGCATTGTTCTCTGCAGTAGACGGGGTAGAGCCGCAATCAGAAACCGTTTGGCGCCAGGCAAACCGCTACCGTGTACCGCGGATCGGTTTTGTAAACAAAATGGACCGCCAGGGCGCCGACTTCCTGAATGTTGTAAAGCAGGTAAAAGAAATGCTGGGCGCAAAAGCCGTTCCCCTGCAATTGCCGATTGGTGCTGAAGATCATTTTAAAGGAGTGGTAGACCTGATCAAAAACACAGGGATTATCTGGGATGACGCAACTGAAGGGATGACTTATACAGAAGTGCCGATTCCTGATGACATGAAGGCTGAAGTGGAAGAATGGAGAGCGCACCTGATTGAAGCCGTGGCTGAATATGATGATCAGTTGATGGAGAAATTCTTTGACGACCCGAACACTATTTCAGAAGATGAGATCCATGAAGCCATCCGCAAAGCCTGTATTGACCTGAGCATTGTGCCGATGATGTGCGGATCTTCTTTCAAAAATAAAGGGGTGCAGACAGCGCTGGATGCGGTTTGCCGTTACCTGCCTTCTCCGGTAGATATTGAAGCGATCGAAGGTACGGACCCGAACGACCCTGAGAAGGTACTGACCAGGAAGCCGGATGCAAAAGAGCCTTTTGCAGCATTGGCATTTAAGATCATGACAGACCCGTTTGTAGGCCGTCTGGCATTCTTCCGTTGTTACAGCGGCCACCTGGATGCAGGTTCTTATGTATTAAATGTAAGAAGCGGTAAAAAAGAGCGCATCAGCCGTATCATGAAAATGTTTGCGAACAAGCAGAACCCGGTTGATTTTATTGAAGCGGGTGATATCGGTGCAGCCGTAGGCTTTAAAGAAATTAAAACGGGAGATACACTTTGCGATGAGAGCCACCCGATCGTGTTAGAAAACATGTTCATTCCGGAACCGGTAATCTCTGTAGCAGTAGAGCCTAAGACACAGGCCGACGTTGATAAAATGGGTATGGCTATTGCAAAGCTGGTGGAAGAAGATCCTACTTTGCGCGTAAAGACCGATGAAGACACCGGCCAGACCATCTTAAGCGGTATGGGTGAGTTGCACCTGGAGATCATTGTAGACCGTATGCGCCGCGAATTTAAAGTAGAAGTGAACCAGGGGGCGCCCCAGGTAGCTTATAAAGAAGCGTTCAATGCAACTGTTGAGCACAGGGAAATACTGAAAAAGCAAACCGGTGGCCGTGGTAAATTTGCGGATATCCAGTTTAGCCTTGGCCCGGTTGATGAAGACTGGAAGAAAGAAAATCCTGATAAGAACTACCAGTTTGTAAATGACATTTTTGGTGGTGCTATTCCAAGGGAATTTGTTCCGGCCATCCAGAAAGGCTTTGAAACATCCATGACCAGCGGTGTACTGGCCAACTACCCGGTTGATAATATGAAGATCCGTGTATTTGACGGAAGCTTCCACGCGGTAGACTCTGACTCAATGTCTTTTGAGCTTTGCGCCAAACAGGGTTTCCGTGAGGCTGCCCGTAAGGCAAAACCCATTTTACTGGAGCCGATCATGAAAGTGGAAGTGATCACTCCGGAGCAATATATGGGGGATGTAACAGGTGACCTGAACCGCCGCCGTGGTATGATGGAAGGTATGGATACCCGTGCAGGCGCGCAGGTGATCAAAGCACAGGTTCCGTTAAGTGAAATGTTCGGGTATGTAACCCAGCTGCGTTCCTTAACTTCCGGCCGTGCATCCAGCACCATGGAATTCTCTCATTACGCTCCGGCACCCACCAATATAGCCGAAGAGGTAATTGCGAAAGCAAAAGGAAAAGTGACTGCATAA
- a CDS encoding lysophospholipid acyltransferase family protein codes for MSKPTGRIRNVNIVRKFVHFTVGIFTYPGIAIFNKLRIHGAENLKALPKNNVLFVSNHQTYFVDVITFFHILSALKWGKKERLGIPYYFLNPYTRVNYVAAEQTMKSSWLSRLFLLAGGLTVKRTWNENSNEKRTGLDPSDTRKIQRALDKNWVITFPQGTTTPYAPARKGTALIIKHHQPIVIPVVINGFSKAFNKTGITLKRRGTQLTVTFKPPLEIDYNASAQEITNQLMDAIEQSKEYMPEVLK; via the coding sequence ATGAGCAAACCAACTGGCCGCATCAGAAATGTAAATATTGTAAGAAAGTTTGTTCATTTTACAGTAGGGATTTTTACATACCCGGGTATCGCCATTTTTAATAAACTAAGAATCCATGGTGCCGAAAACCTGAAAGCACTGCCAAAAAATAATGTACTGTTCGTAAGTAACCACCAAACCTATTTTGTAGATGTTATTACTTTTTTTCATATCCTTTCTGCATTGAAATGGGGCAAGAAGGAGCGTTTGGGTATCCCGTATTATTTTCTGAACCCTTATACAAGAGTGAACTATGTGGCGGCAGAACAAACCATGAAAAGCAGCTGGCTGAGCCGGTTGTTTTTGCTGGCCGGAGGGCTTACGGTGAAACGCACCTGGAATGAGAACAGCAATGAAAAAAGAACAGGGCTGGACCCATCGGACACCCGCAAGATCCAGCGGGCTCTGGATAAGAACTGGGTGATCACTTTTCCGCAGGGCACCACCACGCCCTATGCTCCTGCAAGAAAGGGCACTGCGCTGATCATAAAGCACCACCAGCCCATTGTTATCCCTGTTGTGATCAATGGGTTTTCAAAAGCCTTTAATAAAACAGGTATTACCTTAAAAAGAAGAGGGACACAGCTTACAGTAACTTTTAAACCCCCGCTGGAGATTGATTATAATGCATCGGCCCAGGAAATCACCAACCAGTTAATGGATGCGATTGAGCAGAGCAAAGAATACATGCCGGAAGTGCTGAAATAG
- the ccsA gene encoding cytochrome c biogenesis protein CcsA produces the protein MNYIGEDSLPGQIGHFFVILSLVASFVASFSYFKVTRSAVPDDRKSWLKLARLSFLTEAFSVIVIFAALFHILYHHLFEYKYAWQHSSRSLELKYILSGFWEGQEGSTLLWTFWHCVLGLIVIKKDKEWEAPVMMIVSFAQFFLATMILGVYVLDVKIGSDPFILLRESGVLDNAPVMHVGFNPANPIRPDYMTLIKDGNDLNPLLQNYWMTIHPPVLFLGFASTLFPFAYAMAGLWTGRTKEWISKVLPWALFSVAVLGLGIMMGAKWAYESLNFGGYWAWDPVENASLVPWLIMVSGVHTLLVFKHTGFSLRATFLFFGLSFIFILYSTFLTKSGVLGEASVHAFADIGMNGQLFLFLLVFTWVMPLMAATTNKQRWIIAGVTVLLSLGTYFLSEVIPGFPLYVILGGIITFIVFMNRQVPAAKKEESASSREFWMFIGSLVLFLSSLIIIFQTSLPVFNKLYKINAAPGENNEFSYNQIQVLVAIIVGILTAIVQYFRYKETPINLFLKKIAVPTLISALVATFILVVIKINYDKEGLGFLINIWIALVAGVYAVVANLAYLFTAMKGNIRNSGGSIAHFGFGLVLVGILLSAGKKEVLSYNTSGIAIDFGKDSKEVSGENLTLVKGISMKMGPYDVTYIGDSAHPKKQQTYFKIWFRSPTDSFMLHPNAFINYKGNEGLMANPSARHYWDHDIFAYVSALPNPEKNKDTAQFAFSTKKVGDTIFYSRGFIVLEKLAGKDNLPLAGFDKSDTGYTASLKVQSIKGPSYQSDLLMIRGKGQTLFQSQDTVMAQSLVLMLNNVVNGVAQIGVKESSNVMEYVTLKAYKFPYINLLWGGVIITVIGTLISMFNRLRLNRMRKGIQT, from the coding sequence ATGAATTATATCGGCGAGGATTCACTGCCCGGACAAATTGGACATTTTTTTGTAATCCTGTCTCTTGTTGCATCATTTGTTGCCAGCTTCAGTTATTTTAAAGTAACCCGGTCAGCTGTTCCGGACGACCGGAAATCCTGGTTAAAACTGGCGCGCCTTTCCTTTCTTACAGAGGCCTTTTCCGTTATTGTCATATTTGCCGCCCTTTTTCATATCCTTTATCATCATTTATTTGAATACAAATATGCCTGGCAGCACAGCAGCCGTTCCCTGGAATTAAAATACATCCTCAGCGGTTTTTGGGAAGGACAGGAAGGAAGTACCCTGTTGTGGACGTTCTGGCACTGTGTGCTGGGGCTGATCGTTATTAAAAAAGATAAAGAATGGGAGGCCCCGGTAATGATGATCGTGAGCTTTGCGCAATTCTTCCTTGCCACCATGATCCTGGGCGTTTATGTGCTTGATGTAAAGATCGGGTCCGACCCCTTTATCTTATTGAGGGAATCCGGAGTGCTGGATAATGCGCCTGTTATGCACGTTGGCTTCAATCCGGCCAATCCTATCCGCCCGGATTATATGACCCTGATTAAAGATGGTAATGACCTGAACCCCTTATTACAGAATTACTGGATGACGATCCATCCGCCTGTATTATTCCTGGGCTTTGCCTCTACCCTTTTTCCTTTTGCCTATGCAATGGCCGGCCTGTGGACGGGCAGAACAAAAGAATGGATCAGCAAAGTATTGCCATGGGCACTTTTTTCTGTAGCCGTATTAGGACTGGGTATTATGATGGGTGCAAAATGGGCTTACGAATCGCTGAATTTTGGAGGATACTGGGCCTGGGACCCGGTAGAAAATGCCTCCCTGGTGCCCTGGCTTATCATGGTTTCCGGGGTGCATACCTTACTGGTCTTTAAGCATACCGGTTTTTCATTACGTGCTACATTTTTGTTCTTCGGGCTTTCGTTCATTTTTATCCTGTACTCCACCTTCCTTACCAAAAGCGGTGTTTTGGGCGAAGCCTCTGTGCATGCCTTTGCAGATATAGGAATGAACGGCCAGTTGTTCCTGTTCCTCCTGGTATTTACCTGGGTAATGCCCCTGATGGCCGCCACCACCAATAAACAGCGATGGATCATTGCAGGCGTTACAGTGCTGCTTTCACTGGGCACTTATTTCCTCAGCGAGGTCATTCCCGGTTTTCCATTGTATGTGATCCTGGGGGGCATCATTACTTTTATTGTATTCATGAACCGGCAGGTGCCCGCAGCCAAAAAAGAGGAAAGTGCCAGCAGCCGGGAGTTCTGGATGTTCATCGGCTCGCTCGTGCTCTTCCTGTCGTCACTGATCATCATCTTCCAGACGTCCTTACCGGTATTCAACAAGCTTTATAAAATAAATGCAGCACCAGGAGAAAACAATGAGTTTTCCTATAACCAGATCCAGGTACTGGTGGCTATTATTGTGGGCATCCTCACAGCCATTGTCCAATACTTTCGTTATAAGGAAACCCCCATTAACCTGTTCTTAAAAAAGATAGCGGTACCTACTTTGATCAGCGCCCTGGTTGCCACGTTCATCCTTGTAGTCATAAAGATCAACTATGATAAAGAAGGCCTGGGATTCCTCATCAACATCTGGATAGCGCTGGTTGCCGGTGTTTATGCCGTTGTAGCCAACCTGGCCTATCTATTCACCGCAATGAAAGGCAATATCCGGAACAGCGGTGGCTCTATTGCGCATTTTGGGTTTGGCCTGGTGCTGGTAGGCATCCTGCTTTCTGCGGGTAAAAAAGAAGTGCTTTCCTATAATACCAGCGGCATTGCTATTGATTTTGGTAAGGACAGCAAAGAAGTGAGCGGGGAAAACCTGACGCTGGTAAAAGGCATTTCTATGAAAATGGGGCCTTATGATGTCACCTATATCGGGGACTCTGCCCATCCCAAAAAGCAGCAGACCTATTTTAAGATCTGGTTCAGATCCCCCACCGACAGCTTTATGCTGCACCCGAATGCCTTCATCAATTACAAAGGCAATGAGGGGCTGATGGCCAATCCTTCTGCAAGGCATTACTGGGATCATGATATATTTGCCTATGTTTCCGCATTGCCCAATCCGGAAAAGAACAAGGATACCGCACAATTTGCGTTCAGCACCAAAAAAGTAGGTGATACGATCTTCTATAGCCGCGGATTTATTGTGCTGGAAAAACTGGCTGGCAAAGACAACCTGCCACTCGCCGGTTTTGATAAGAGCGATACCGGTTACACCGCTTCGCTGAAAGTACAGTCTATTAAAGGCCCCTCCTATCAGTCGGATCTTTTAATGATCAGGGGCAAAGGGCAGACCTTATTCCAGTCGCAGGATACAGTAATGGCACAAAGCCTCGTGCTGATGCTGAACAATGTAGTAAACGGTGTTGCGCAGATCGGCGTTAAAGAGTCCTCCAATGTTATGGAATATGTTACCTTAAAGGCTTATAAGTTCCCATATATAAACCTTCTCTGGGGAGGTGTGATCATTACCGTTATCGGCACATTGATCAGCATGTTCAACAGGCTGCGGCTGAACCGGATGCGGAAAGGAATTCAGACGTAA
- a CDS encoding cytochrome c maturation protein CcmE domain-containing protein: MKKIHIILLVLVAGAIAVLVSFLQTTTTYDTVATAKAKPGKFVHLMAKWDKSEPLQYDAVKDPNFMEFTAVDSLGQKINVVYHNPKPENFELSERLVLKGKYNNGVFECQSIQTKCPSKYKDEDPSKHVPQPGDTRTSYTSTQPPAAMVKQ; this comes from the coding sequence ATGAAGAAAATCCACATTATATTATTGGTCCTGGTGGCTGGCGCAATAGCCGTTTTAGTAAGCTTTCTGCAAACTACCACTACTTATGATACGGTGGCTACTGCAAAGGCAAAACCGGGCAAATTTGTGCATCTGATGGCAAAATGGGATAAGAGCGAACCGCTTCAGTATGATGCCGTTAAAGACCCGAATTTTATGGAGTTTACAGCTGTTGACAGCCTTGGGCAAAAAATAAATGTCGTCTATCACAACCCTAAACCGGAGAATTTTGAATTAAGCGAACGGTTAGTGCTGAAAGGGAAATACAATAACGGGGTTTTTGAATGCCAGAGCATACAGACCAAATGCCCGAGCAAATACAAAGACGAAGACCCCTCCAAACATGTACCACAGCCAGGCGATACCAGGACCTCCTATACAAGTACCCAGCCACCCGCTGCCATGGTTAAACAATAA
- a CDS encoding HesB/IscA family protein produces the protein MDNVTTTAPVTFTPGAVKEIKRLMSAPDFEQEQFLRVGVKGGGCSGLSYLLGFDKKEANDKEFEVEGIPCIINKAHEMYLAGMEIDWSEGLDNRGFTFSNPNASSTCGCGTSFAV, from the coding sequence ATGGATAATGTAACAACAACAGCACCTGTAACGTTTACCCCCGGTGCTGTAAAGGAAATAAAAAGGCTGATGAGCGCTCCTGATTTTGAGCAGGAGCAATTTTTGCGCGTAGGCGTAAAAGGAGGCGGGTGCTCGGGTTTAAGTTACCTGCTTGGTTTTGATAAAAAAGAAGCGAACGATAAAGAATTTGAAGTGGAAGGCATTCCCTGCATCATTAATAAAGCGCATGAAATGTACCTGGCGGGGATGGAGATCGACTGGTCAGAAGGACTGGACAACCGCGGCTTTACCTTTTCTAACCCTAACGCCTCCAGCACCTGTGGCTGCGGAACCAGTTTTGCCGTTTAA
- a CDS encoding class I SAM-dependent methyltransferase, translating into MSRIHYSSCPVCGAAQLNTVFSVKDYTVSGELFPVVECAGCTLRFTQDVPAQDAIGAYYKSEDYISHTNTRKGLISKLYQAVRTRTMQQKAEMVRKFTKKKTGRLLDLGCGTGTFLHTMQQEGWEVTGLEPDADARHMAKQLYQLDVAPSPELYQQPENYFDAITLWHVLEHVHELQPYIAQLKKLLKQEGVLLIAVPNYTSKDARVYQQYWAAYDVPRHLYHFSPRAIEILLAQHGLRISRMLPMWFDSFYVGLLSSKYKFGTTRYISAALHGLSSNINAIGNTKECSSVIYVIRKG; encoded by the coding sequence ATGTCCCGGATCCACTATTCCAGTTGCCCCGTTTGCGGAGCTGCGCAACTCAATACTGTTTTTTCAGTAAAAGACTATACTGTTAGCGGGGAATTGTTCCCTGTTGTTGAATGTGCCGGCTGCACCCTGCGTTTTACACAGGATGTTCCTGCGCAGGATGCCATAGGCGCTTATTATAAATCCGAGGACTATATTTCCCACACCAATACCCGTAAAGGACTGATCAGTAAGCTGTACCAGGCAGTGCGTACCAGAACAATGCAGCAAAAAGCAGAAATGGTTAGGAAGTTTACGAAGAAGAAAACGGGCCGGCTGCTGGATCTGGGCTGTGGTACGGGAACCTTTTTGCATACCATGCAGCAGGAAGGCTGGGAAGTTACAGGCCTTGAGCCGGATGCGGATGCCCGCCATATGGCAAAACAACTGTATCAACTGGATGTAGCCCCTTCGCCTGAACTTTACCAGCAACCTGAAAATTATTTTGATGCGATTACGCTATGGCATGTGCTGGAACATGTGCATGAGCTGCAACCCTATATAGCACAGTTAAAGAAGCTTTTAAAGCAGGAAGGCGTTTTACTGATTGCTGTGCCTAATTATACCAGTAAGGATGCCCGGGTTTATCAGCAGTACTGGGCTGCTTATGATGTGCCCAGGCATTTGTATCATTTTTCGCCCCGGGCGATAGAAATACTGCTGGCGCAGCACGGTTTAAGGATCTCCCGGATGCTGCCCATGTGGTTCGACAGTTTTTATGTGGGCCTGTTAAGCAGCAAATACAAATTTGGAACCACGCGATACATCAGCGCTGCGCTGCATGGCTTGTCTTCCAATATCAATGCCATTGGCAATACCAAAGAATGCAGTTCGGTGATTTATGTAATCCGGAAAGGGTGA
- a CDS encoding glutaminyl-peptide cyclotransferase produces the protein MIKNLLFSLAIAILLPIFTLSCTDTGNSNGNTSADTTKTDNVKNISFSLIKTYPHDTTSFTQGLIIYKGRMYEGTGGDDSNVVSSQPSRLLETNITTGKILRSLDLDKKYFGEGITILNDTIYQLTWTEHAVFVYDMNFKKLKEFPITTEGWGLTNNGKELIVSDGTSNLYFYDPHTFRLLSTQAVTLNGDLINSINELEFIEGSVYANQWQQPYICKIDPASGRVTGRIDVTPIWDRIKKIAPELNPRDDVPNGIAYDSDTKKIYITGKKWPELYEVQFGN, from the coding sequence ATGATAAAAAACCTCCTTTTTTCGCTGGCAATAGCTATCCTGCTTCCAATCTTCACTCTCTCATGTACAGATACCGGTAATAGTAATGGCAACACTTCTGCAGACACTACAAAGACTGACAATGTAAAAAATATCAGCTTTTCCCTCATTAAAACCTATCCGCATGACACTACTTCTTTTACACAAGGCCTTATTATTTATAAAGGCCGGATGTATGAAGGCACCGGCGGTGACGATTCCAACGTTGTCAGCAGCCAGCCATCCAGGTTATTAGAAACCAATATAACCACCGGTAAGATCCTGCGATCACTGGACCTTGATAAAAAATATTTTGGTGAAGGCATCACCATTCTGAACGATACCATTTACCAGTTAACCTGGACGGAGCATGCTGTTTTTGTTTATGACATGAATTTTAAAAAGCTGAAAGAATTCCCTATTACTACTGAAGGCTGGGGCCTGACTAATAATGGCAAAGAACTGATCGTAAGCGATGGTACCAGCAACCTGTACTTTTATGATCCGCATACTTTCCGGCTGCTAAGCACTCAGGCCGTAACATTAAACGGTGACCTGATCAATTCGATCAATGAACTGGAATTTATTGAAGGTTCCGTATACGCCAACCAATGGCAACAGCCTTATATTTGTAAAATTGACCCGGCCAGCGGACGGGTTACCGGAAGAATTGACGTTACTCCCATCTGGGACAGGATCAAAAAAATCGCTCCGGAGCTCAATCCACGGGATGACGTTCCCAATGGTATTGCCTATGATTCAGACACTAAAAAGATCTATATAACCGGGAAAAAATGGCCGGAGTTGTACGAAGTGCAGTTTGGAAATTGA
- a CDS encoding glutaminyl-peptide cyclotransferase, which translates to MIKSSYFSLVIAVTVSALAISCRDNDKNTTGTTPDLSKADNVKNIGISVIKTYPHDTASFTQGLVLYKGQLYEGTGGADYAPEGAGSALMKVNLATGKAEKKVKLDGKYFGEGITILNDTVYQLTWKEKVVFVYTLPDFKKVKEFPINTEGWGMTTNGKELIVSDGTSNLYFYDPHTFQLLRTQSVTLNSDLINSINELEFIDGAVYANQWEQPYIFKIDPASGQVTGRVDVTPIWNRIKQIDPAADVPNGIAYDPDTKKIYITGKKWPELYEVQFGN; encoded by the coding sequence ATGATAAAGAGCAGCTATTTTTCGCTGGTGATCGCAGTTACTGTTTCCGCACTGGCTATTTCATGCCGGGATAATGATAAAAACACCACCGGCACCACTCCGGATCTTTCAAAGGCTGACAATGTAAAAAACATCGGTATTTCCGTAATAAAAACCTATCCTCACGACACGGCATCTTTTACCCAGGGCCTGGTTCTCTATAAAGGACAGTTATATGAAGGAACAGGCGGGGCCGATTATGCCCCGGAGGGAGCTGGTTCTGCTTTAATGAAAGTAAACCTTGCTACCGGCAAAGCTGAGAAAAAAGTAAAGCTGGATGGTAAATATTTTGGAGAAGGTATTACTATTTTAAATGACACGGTATACCAGCTGACCTGGAAAGAGAAAGTGGTATTTGTATATACGCTCCCTGATTTTAAAAAGGTGAAAGAATTTCCCATTAATACAGAAGGCTGGGGAATGACCACCAATGGCAAAGAACTGATCGTAAGCGATGGTACCAGCAACCTGTATTTTTATGATCCGCATACCTTCCAACTGTTAAGGACCCAATCCGTGACATTAAACAGTGATCTGATCAATTCCATTAATGAGCTGGAATTTATTGACGGTGCAGTATATGCCAATCAATGGGAGCAACCCTATATTTTCAAAATTGACCCGGCCAGCGGGCAGGTTACAGGAAGGGTTGATGTAACGCCCATCTGGAACCGCATCAAACAGATTGACCCGGCAGCGGATGTTCCCAATGGTATTGCGTATGACCCGGACACTAAAAAGATCTATATAACCGGGAAAAAATGGCCGGAGCTGTATGAGGTGCAGTTCGGGAATTAA
- a CDS encoding Lrp/AsnC family transcriptional regulator yields MEKRMIHLDETDLAILELLQEDARITNVALANQLKMAPSAMLERVRKLEEKGVVKGYSAAIDPLAVNRELLVFIFIKTKDSFANDKSARALAAIPQVMEVHHIAGDDCYLVKARLSGPMELMEMKRSKFSKIPNIISMRTTIVLETVKESSHISIEK; encoded by the coding sequence ATGGAAAAGAGAATGATTCACCTGGATGAAACGGATCTGGCCATTTTAGAGCTGCTGCAGGAAGATGCCCGCATTACCAATGTGGCGCTGGCCAACCAGTTAAAAATGGCACCATCTGCCATGCTGGAACGGGTACGAAAGCTGGAGGAAAAAGGAGTGGTGAAAGGATATAGCGCTGCAATCGATCCGCTGGCGGTAAACAGGGAACTGCTGGTCTTTATTTTTATCAAAACGAAGGACAGCTTTGCCAATGATAAATCTGCGCGGGCGCTGGCGGCTATTCCCCAGGTTATGGAAGTGCATCATATTGCCGGCGATGATTGTTACCTGGTAAAGGCGCGGCTCTCCGGCCCGATGGAACTGATGGAAATGAAACGGTCAAAGTTCAGCAAGATACCCAATATCATTTCCATGCGCACCACTATTGTACTGGAAACTGTAAAAGAATCTTCTCATATTTCAATTGAAAAATAA
- a CDS encoding EamA family transporter, translated as MNLKKAPSTLLVIMAFAAVYLIWGSTYFFIEIGVHFIPPMLLGGLRFVTAGIIMLVGTGLKGEKIWNPSVIIHSVISGVLLLFVGNGAVIWAEQYLHSSFVAIFLASAPIWFLVFDKPNWLENFTNKFTLLGVAMGLTGVIALFYEKVTGRDRNQSLLPVLAIFIGNIGWVVGSLYSKYKVKVVAPSVNAAWQILSAGVVFFIAGFADGSIAHVKWKQIPAEGWMALGYLVLFGSVIAYSAYVFLLGARSAAQVSSYAYVNPLVAVLLGVLINKDPLTALQVTGLVVILCSVLFINLARKERAKKQAKTGPQLHSATQCTNKEVHPVCNQSSSA; from the coding sequence ATGAATCTGAAAAAAGCGCCATCCACTTTACTGGTTATAATGGCGTTTGCTGCTGTATACCTTATCTGGGGCTCTACCTACTTCTTTATAGAAATAGGAGTGCATTTTATACCCCCTATGCTGCTGGGTGGTCTGCGGTTTGTGACTGCAGGCATCATTATGCTGGTAGGAACTGGTTTAAAAGGCGAAAAGATATGGAACCCATCAGTTATTATACATTCAGTCATAAGCGGTGTGCTGCTGTTGTTTGTGGGTAATGGGGCGGTTATATGGGCAGAGCAGTATTTGCATAGTTCGTTTGTTGCGATCTTTCTGGCTTCTGCGCCTATCTGGTTCCTGGTTTTTGACAAGCCCAACTGGTTGGAGAATTTTACCAATAAATTCACCCTGCTGGGGGTAGCCATGGGGCTGACCGGCGTCATTGCCTTATTTTATGAAAAGGTAACAGGCCGAGATCGTAATCAGAGCCTGTTGCCTGTGCTGGCTATTTTTATCGGCAATATCGGCTGGGTGGTGGGATCCCTTTATTCAAAATATAAAGTAAAGGTAGTAGCTCCGTCTGTAAATGCTGCCTGGCAAATACTATCCGCCGGGGTGGTATTTTTTATTGCCGGGTTTGCGGATGGCAGCATCGCCCATGTGAAATGGAAACAAATACCTGCGGAAGGCTGGATGGCGCTGGGTTACCTGGTCCTGTTCGGATCTGTTATTGCTTACAGTGCCTATGTGTTCTTACTGGGCGCACGTAGTGCTGCACAGGTTAGCAGCTATGCTTATGTGAACCCGCTCGTAGCAGTGCTGCTGGGCGTTCTGATTAATAAAGACCCGTTGACAGCGTTGCAGGTTACGGGGCTGGTAGTTATTTTATGCAGCGTACTGTTTATTAATCTTGCCAGGAAAGAGCGGGCAAAGAAGCAGGCGAAAACGGGCCCTCAACTTCATTCTGCGACGCAATGCACAAATAAAGAAGTACATCCGGTTTGCAATCAGAGCTCCTCCGCCTGA